A window of the Lagenorhynchus albirostris chromosome 1, mLagAlb1.1, whole genome shotgun sequence genome harbors these coding sequences:
- the LOC132530824 gene encoding eosinophil cationic protein-like — MVPRQQNAQLPLFLLLGLLGMVISVHAQLTPAQWFQIQHLNMAHRRCDDAMRVVNGYKRACKDKNTFLHTTFAAVARVCHTTNVTCPRSRETNCHRSPYPVPVTYCNRIRKENDYRNCRYGQRSNRKIYIIACGNRLPQDDARYPLVPVHLDDII, encoded by the coding sequence ATGGTTCCAAGACAGCAGAATGCCCAGCTTCCTCTCTTTTTGCTGCTGGGGCTCTTGGGAATGGTGATCTCAGTCCACGCCCAATTAACCCCGGCTCAGTGGTTTCAGATTCAGCACCTAAATATGGCCCACCGTCGATGCGATGATGCAATGCGGGTGGTTAACGGTTACAAAAGGGCATGCAaagataaaaatacttttctccaCACAACGTTTGCTGCCGTAGCTCGTGTTTGTCACACCACAAATGTAACCTGCCCTAGATCACGGGAGACGAATTGTCATAGAAGCCCATATCCAGTGCCTGTAACCTACTGCAACCGCATAAGAAAGGAAAACGATTATAGGAACTGCCGTTATGGACAGAGAAGTAATCGGAAGATCTACATCATTGCGTGTGGAAACAGATTACCACAGGACGATGCCAGGTACCCCCTGGTTCCAGTTCACTTGGATGACATCATCTAA